GTGGCCGAGGGGCTGCTGAAGGACGCGGTGGACGCCGAACACGCCGGCCGTGGGGCTCTGCTGGCCGTGGCCGCGCCCCCGCCCGCCGCCGGCGAGGCGGTCGCGGACGGCGCGGGCCCGGACGGCGCGGGCCCGGACGGCGCCAGCGGGCGCCCCGGGGGCGAGCGGGAAGCGGCCGCGGCGGGCGCGTACCCGGATGACACCGCCGGGCGCGCCCGCGAGGAGGCGCTGATTGATCTGCAACTGGAGGAGGAGATCGCCCGGTTGACAGCGGAGCGGCTGCCCGGCCACGACGTCGCGGTCCTGCTGCGGGAGATGGTCACCACGGTCCACCGCGGCGCCGCCGGCGGTGAGCCGTTCGGCTGGGACCGCGCGGCCCGCAACGCAACGGCGGGCCTGCTGCGCCGTGACCTCGACGCGACACCCGGCGCCGCCCGGCACGTGGTCTTCGACGTCGACCTGGACGAGGTCCGCCTCGGCGATCCGGTCTTCGCCTTCATGGGGCCGCAGCTGGCCCGGGCGGTGCTGGACCTGGCCGCCGCGGACGCCGCGGCCGGTGTCCGGCTCGGCGAGCGGCTGCGGGGATGGCCGCGGATCGCCGCCGAGGACCCGCGGTTGCACGACCGACTGCTCGCCGCCCACCTGGCCGCGCACCCGCCCACCCCCGGCACCGGTGGCGCGGCCGAGGCCGCGGACGTGGGGGAGTGGTGGGACCGGGCGGTCGAGGTCACCGTCCGGCTGCTGGCTGGCCGCCCGCCGGCGGAAGGCGCCCGGCTGGCCGCCCTGGTGCTGCGCGACTGCCCGGCCGAGCGGGCCGCCGCCCTTCAGCAGCGGGCGCGCGCGGCGCTCGGCCCGGCCCCTACCGCCCAGGAAGCCGACCGGCTCCTGCCCGCCGGCGCCGACGAGGTCGACGGCTGTGTCGAGCCGCTCGCCTCCTGGCTGCGGGTGTGGGACTGGTCGCCGGTCCTGCCCGCCCCGCTGCTCACCGCCTTCGCTGCGCTCCTGGCCGCGCTGCGCAGGCTCCAGCCGGCCGGGCCGTCCGACCCGCGCGCCACCGCCCGTCCGGAGCCGGTCAGGCAGTCCGTCGCCCTGCAGACGGAAGACCTGCTGCAGCTGGCCGCCACGGCCGGCCCGCTCGCGGTGGCCGCCGCCCTGGCCGCGGCCCAGGACGCGGGCGCCGACGGCTACGCCATCGAGCTCCACCGCCTGGTCCAGGCGGCGCCGGACGCCTGGACCGCGGATGTCCCCCAGCTGCTTGCCGCCCTGGCCCGTCCGGACCTCGGCGCGTTCTACCTCGCTGCGGCCGCCACCGCCGCGGGCACCCCCGGCGCCTTCCCGGCCGGCCCGGCAGCGGCCGCGCTCGCCGCCCTCACGCTGCGCCGCGCCCTGCCCGCCGCGGCTGGCCACCAGCCCTCCACCGCGGTGCTGTTCGCCGATCAGGCGCTGTTCGACCTGCTCGGCGTGGTGTGGCGCACGGGCGCCGATCTCGGCGCGGAACTCCCGGCCGTCCTGGACCACCTGCGCGACCTCGCCGAGCCCCTCACCCGCGCCGCCGCGCCGGCGACCGCCGCCGGCCCCCCGCACGACACCCCCTGCGCGCCCGAGCCCGACTCCGCGCAGGCCGGCCCCGCCGATGCCGTCCTGCGCGGCGAAGAAGCGGGCCCCGAAGAGGGGCCGGGCGGGGAACTGCTGGGCTCGCACCCGGCGGTCCGCGCGCTGGGCTCCCTCATCGAGTACGCCGCCCACCAGGCGCACGCCGGGGGCGAGATGCCCGCCGACGTCCTCGACCTGGTCGCTGCCGTGCTCGCCGCCCGCGTCGGCGACGAGGCGGTCGCCACCGCGATCGGCGTGCACCTGCCGGCCCTGCACCGGCGCGCGCCCGCCTTCACCGCCGCCCACCCCGAGCTCTACGCCCTCGACCCCGGCCGGCACTCGCCGGCCACCGCGTGGCTGCGCTGGGGCGGCCACGACCCGCTGCTCCTCGGAGCCCTGGACCGCGGCCGGCTCCTGGCCGCCGTGCGCGAGGACCTGCCCGGCGCGCTCGCGCAGGTGGCGCGCGCGCTGACGGGCGGCCACCTGGGCCTGCTCGGCGACCCCGCGGCTGCCTGGGCCGAGTTGGCGGCCGGCCCCGGGGGCGCCGCGGCGGCCTCCCGCTTGCTTGCGGCCCTCGCCCTGCACGCGCCGCACCGCCCGTACACCGGTGGCGGCGTGCCGGCCCCGGCGCCCCGAGCCGCCGTTGCCCCCGCAGCCGTGGACGCCGTCCTCGTGTGGTGGACGGCCGCGCTGGACGCCGGCCTGCCGCCCGGCGCGCTCGCCGGCGCCGGCAACTTCGCCGACCTCGCCGTCCCGGATGAGGTGTGGCTGCCCCTGGCCCGGGCCAGCGCCGCCCACACCCCGGCCCAGAGCGAAGCCGGCGACGTCGCCGAACGCGCCGCCGGCCACCCGCGCAGCCCCGACGCCCTGCTTCTGGCCGCCCGGCTGCTCACCCGCCCCGCTCCTGACCCCTGGTACGACGCCCAGGTCCGCCGGCACGCCCGGGCCCTGCTGCGGGCCGCCGACGTCGGGCCCGCCGCCGAGCGGCCCGCGCAGGCCGAGCAGCTGCGCCTGGCCTTGGTCGAAGCCGGGGAGGTCGACGTCGCCCAGCCGGCGCCGGAAGGGCTCCCCGGCCGGGGCCCGGGCACCGGCTCGGGAGTGATCGGGGGCTGACCGACGCCGCCCGGCCGCGTGGTCCCCTCCGGTGCCCGGCTGCCCCGCCGCCAGGGTCCGGCCCGGTGGCCCCGGCTGCTGCGTACGGTGCCTCGGTCGCCGGGCTGCGCTGTGCGGTCCGGGTTGCTGCTCGGCCCGGGGGAGTCGGGTGGTGTCAGCCGGCGGGGGTGCCGCTGCACCGGCCGGGCCGGGGCCGTCTCCGTGGCCGCGGTGTTCCGGTCGCGTTCCTCGCGCTTGAGGTGCTGCCCCTTCGGCCGGCTCCGGCGTCGGGCCCGTTCCCAGAGCGGGGCCGAACCACCGAAAGCGGCGCGTAAAACTTGACCTGATGCGGGCGTGTGGGTAATTTAGTGAGTGCTGGCGGAGGGGCCGCCGACTGAGGAGAATCACGTGATCGAGTACGCCGCTGCCGAGCTCGCGCCGACAGGGACTTCCGAGGCCGCCGTCACTCGGGCGGAGGTTCTGGCCGGTGAGCACTGCCCCCGCTGCGACCGGAACGCGTTGTACGGCCTCGAGTGCGCGTACTGCGGCCACATCATCATCACGGCCCTGCTGATGATGGCCAAGCCGTGCCATCCTCCGGCGTGGTCGAAGGGGTGCTGCCCCGTCTGCTTCACCACCGATCCGGAGGTGTGGGAGGTGAACGGCCGGCTGCTGTGCACGGTGTGCGCGCAGGGCCGTAGCCGGTGGGGGGACCGGGTGAAGGCGGCACAGGGGTGGCGTGAGCGTGCGCGCCGTGTCGTTGCGTGGGCCGACAACCCGGGCGAGCCGTCGTACGCCACCGCATACGCGGACGGTCCCGGCGGGGAGCTGGACGCCTTGGCCGACGAGTCTGGGGCGGCGCAGGCCTCCTGACAGAACGGCCGCGCCCCGGGTGCTGTCGGGGGCGACCACTATGCTCGGCGCAGCGCACCTCGCCTGTGCGTGCCGTTCCGGGCCCACCCCCGGATACCGGTGAACCGTGCTGCCGCGCGGGTGCGAGCGACGACCGGTGCCCTCTTCCGAACCGCGCACCCTGGCCATGCTCGTGGTGGGACGAACCGCAACGCCAGAACGCGACGAAGGAGAAGTTATGGCCCCGTCCTCCCACAACACCACCAACCAGGAGCGGATTGCCCGCGGGTTGAACCGCTTGACCGGCTGTGGCTACCAGAAGGCCCTGCAGCGCGTGAAAGCCGCAGCCGACACGGGGCAGCTGCCCGCCAAGCTCGACCAGGCCGGCCGTGAGGAAGCCGTGCGGATGCTCGCCGAGGACCAGACCCGGCCCGCCCCGGCCGCGATCGCCGTGGCGAGCGGGCCGCCCGCCGACGCTGGCGCACTGGCTCAGCAGGACCACCAGGAGTTGCCGGTCGACCAGGGAGAGCTGCCCAAGTCGTTCACCGAGCTGATGGTCGAGGCGCACAGGGCGATGGAGGTGCGCCGGACCTTGCGGGACAAGGAGCGGTACGTCGACGCCATGCGCGCGCAGCGGGATCAGGGGCTGGACCCGTACGGTCGCCCCAGTCTGCCGCGGGAACTGGTGCAGCAGGTGGAACTGCTGCTGGAGCAGACCCGCCGGCTGCCGCGGAGCGACGACCCGCAGTGAACCGCCGCCCCGGCTCCGCCCCGGGCCGTCCCGGCGCCCGCCCGGCCGCCGCCGAACATCGCCGAACAGGAGGCGCGGCTGTCCGTGAGGGCCGGGGCGGTCGCGGGTGTCAGCCGGTGGGGGTGCTGGTCTCCCCGGCCGGGACAGCCGTCTCCGTGGCTGCGGCGTTCTGGTCGCGTTCCTCGCGCTTGAGGCGCAACCACTTCAGCCGGCTCACTCCGTCGGGCCGTTCCCGTTCCCACTGGGCTTCCTCGGCGGCGGTGGCGGCGCGGCGCGTGGCTTCCGCGGTCGCGATACGGGCGTGCTCGAGGGCCCGTGCGACGGTGGCCAGGACGGCGCTGGCGAATCGGGGGTCACCGGTGTCCGCGGCGGCCGCGCTGGAGGCGGCGGGGAAGACCAGCTCGGGGCGGGTGTTCGCGAGGTCCCACTCGACATGGCCCGGGGTGGTGGCGCCCTGCACGTCGAGGACGACGAGGGTGGCCACCGCGCGGACCTGGCGCTGCAGCGAAGTGTCCTCGACGTCCTCGCGGTTGAGGTGTTCCGGGGGGCCGACGTGGACGTCGACCTCGTAGCCGTGCCAGCTGTAGCGGGTGGTGAGCCGGTGGTCCAGCTCGACCTCGGTCAGGGGCGCTCCGGGGCGGAGCGGGGAGGTACGGCGCAGCCCGGGGTACGCGGCGGTGACGGTGGCGGCGGTCTGCTCGGCAGGGTTCACGACGAGGGCCTCTCGATGGCGGGGCAGGGGGCGATGCACCCGGGACGGGACCGGGTGTCGTCCCTGCGCCGAGCAGGGAGGCAGTCGTACGGCGGGAGGCCGTAACCCCGCGACGGCGGGGAGGAGATGAGCGGCTGCGGGCCGAGGGCCGGCAGGAGCTCGCCGTCCCAACCTAGCGGCTGGTGGGGCCGGCCGGGGCGGGATTCGCCGACACGGGGACTGCCCGTACGCCTCGCCGCCCGCGGCCGCCGCTCCGCCCCCGTGCCGTCCCGCCCGGCCGCGCCGCGCGGTGCCCGCCGCCTTGGCCGCCGCGCCCAGCTCGTCCTGCCGCCGGCCCGGCACCGCCGTCGAAGTTCTGCTCCGCTGGTCGTCGGCAGACGGGGCCGGCCCTGCCCCAGTGCCGCGCCCCGCCCCCGCCGCCCGCTGCTCCGGCGTCCGCCCGGCGCCGGGACGCCGTCCGAGCTCGGCGCCCGGTCCCGCGCCGGGCCCCTGCCGCTGCGGGCCAGCTGCCGCCCGTCCGCGCCGTCCGCCCCCAACCGATCGCCGGCCCGCGGCCGCTCCGGCTCGTCGCTGCTCCACGCCGGCAACACCTCCTGCCCGCGGTCAAGGCCCCGGTCCCGCGCCGCCCGCCTCCGGCCCGGCGCCGCCGTACTCCGGCGTCCGGCCCGATACCGGTCCGCCGGCGCGCCCCGGCCGCCCGCCGCCGCCGACCGCGCGCCCTGTCCGGCGTGCTCCCTGCCCGCCTGCTCGCGGGGCCGCCGCCGCTACGCGGTCGTCTCGCCGTGTTGTCGCCGTTCGGGTCTGGTCCCGCTGCGTACGGCCGTTCTGTGTCGTTTGGCGTCATCGAGTGGTATCGAGCGCGTTCTTCTTCTCGGTCGGGCCTGTAGGGGCGGGGCCGATCGGCTCCCGGACGAAGGAGGACATGGTGATGGAAGCGATCAAGAACCCGGTGGTCGTGGTGGGGCTGGCGCAGCGGGCGGGGACGGAGCCGCCGTGCGCGGACGGCGTGGACGTGCAGCGGTGCGGGGGCAGGGTGTCCGCGGCGGTGGTCGACGGCGCCGGCCACCACCCGGACACCGTGCGGTACTCCGCGATCGCCCCGGCGGTGATCACGCACATCGGCACGGCGCTGGGCGGGCTGGCCGGGCTGATGACGGCCGGGCAGATGGCCGCGGCCTACGACCAGCCGCCACACGCGTCGGCCGTGTACGCCTGCGTGGAGCCGGGGCAGCCGGCGTCCGTGCACTGGATCGGGGACTGCCGGGCGTACGGCTGGCGGGAGGGCGCCGGGCTCACCCTGTGGTCCGACGACCAGACCATGGGCCAGTGGCTGCGCCGGAACGGAGGGGCGGCCGTGCAGCTCGAGGCGGCGAGGCACGACAACTGGTCCCGCCTGGGGCTCGCGCAGGCCAGCGCGGCGACGTGCCGGCAGGTGCAGATCCCCGAGGAGGCCGCCGCCCTGGTGCTGCTGGTGTCCGACGGGGTGTCCGACCAGGTCGACCGGGAGACGTTCGTACGGCTGTGCCGCGCGTACGCGACCGAGCCGCAGGCCCTCGCCGACGCCCTGGTGGCCGCGGCGGAGCCCGACGCAGACGGCTACCGGGACGACGCCACCGTGGTGGTCCTGCTCTGCGGCTGACCGAGGCCCGCCCGCCCCGCGCCCCGGACTTCACCGCCCGACGCGCGGGGCGGGGGGCCGGTCCTCGTTCTGGTCCCGGGCCGGCCTCGCGGTCCGGCGCGATGCCGCGCCCCGACCGGGCGCGAGGCGGGGCGAGGACACCGTGCTGCGCCTGCCCCTGGCCGCGGGGGAGCTCCCGCCGGTGCCCGGTCCCGCGCCGGCCGCCCGCGGGAGCTCCCGGCGTCCGCCGCTGGCCGCGGCCGCAGTTCATCGACGTGGTGCCTGCCGATCTGCCCGCCCGGGCCCTGGGTGACCGCTTGCCTGGTGCCGGGCCGCCGCTGCTCCCTGTCCGCTTGCCGGGCCCCGGCCACGGGCACCCGGTTCGACGGCCGTCTGCCGGGGATCCGGCTGGTTCGGTGGGGTGTTGCGGCGTCCGCAACATTCCACGTCGCCGGGTAGTCCGGCAGCTGCGGCCGTACGCCGCCCGCGTCCGCCTGGCCGCCGTGGAGCAGGTCCGTCGCCTGCCGGCTGCCCCGCTGGTTCGTCGAGGTGGTGGCGGCCGCCCGTACGCCGGCCGTGCTGCTGCGCCCGCCCGCCCGCCCGCGCCGCCGTCCCGTCCCGCGCCCGGGCCGGGCCGGGGCCGCCCGGCGGTCGTCCTGGTGGCCGGACTCCGGCCGCTCGGTGGGGTGTTGCGGCACCGGCAACACCTCCGGGACCGTCCGTGCCGCACGTCCGGCTGCCCGTAAACGGTTCCGGCCCGCCGCCCGGCTGTCGCCTTCGCGGTGACGCGCTCGCCGGCCCGGTGGACCGCCATCCGTACGATCATGACCGAACCGAGGTGAGGGGGACCGGGTGGCACGGCAGCGCGGGAACACGAGGCACGGCGCAAACGGCGCGGGCAGGGCGAACCGCAAGGAGAACTGCGCCGAGGCGTGCGCGGATAGCTGCTACTGGAACCGGACGTGCTGCCCCGAGATGTGGCTGGCCTCTCTCGCCCTGCTCGCCGTGCGGCCCGGCCCCGCCAGCCCGGCAAGCACCGATCCAGCGGCGCCCCGTCCGGCCGGCCGGGCCGCGGGCGTGCTGTACGGGGCGGTGCGGCGCTACCGGACGACAGTCAGCCCCGTCCGGCCCGCCTGCTGCCCGTACACGCCGAGCTGCTCGACGTACGCGGTCAAGGCTCTGCACCGACACGGCGCGCTGCGCGGCGGCCGGCTGGCCCTGGCACGCCTGCTGCGGTGTCGGCCGGGGGCAGCTCGGCGGCGCGGGTTCCATGACCCGGTGCCGGACTGACGGCGCACCGACCCACATCGACCTGCTGACCGCCGCCCGTGTGGCGGCCGTGCTGCTGCGCCCGTCCCGCCCCCGGGGCCAGGCCGCCCGGCGATCGTCCCGGGGGCCGGACTCCGGCCGCTCGGTGGGGTGTTGCGGCACCGGCAACACCTCCGGGACCGCCCGGGCCTCGCCGCTCCGCCGGCCCCTGGCCCGTTGTCGAACCGGTCCGGCCGCCCCGAGCCGCCGTCCGCTGCGGTCGCCTCGCTGCGCCGGAGCGGGGGTGGTCGGGTTGGCCGCCCGGCACCCGCCGCCGTCGAGTCCGCCCGCCACCGTCGCTGCTCCTCGGGCCGGGAGTCCGCCGGCGCCGCTCCTGCCGCCGGCTGGCCGTGGCCGCGGTCGTCGAGCCGGGGCCGGGCGGCCGATACCTGGTCGCTGCCGTTCGGCCGCGTGTCGGCTGTCCGTTGCTGCTGCCCGGGCTGCCGGCCATCGCGCTGGATGGTCGTGCCCGGTGGACGGTGTGGTCTGGCGTGCGGGCCGGTCCGGCACCCGGGACCGGCCCGGTGGCGTGATATGGGTGCGTGCCGGTGAAGCATGACCGGTTGCCGCCCGGTGGTGCGTGTTGCCTGGTCATGCAGGACGGGCGCGCTGTGACAGCGCGCTGTTCGTACGCGCTGACGTGCACGCTGTCAGGGCGTGCAAGCGGGGCGTGTTGTAGGTGCGCGCTGGTCATTCTCGATCGTGGAGTGGTCGGCTCTGGTCGCGTTGTGGGCGGTTGTGGTCCGGGTGTGGTGTTCGTGACCTGGGGCGGGGCCGGGGCCGGTACGTTGCCGCGCATGACGGTGACGAGGAAAGCGCGGTTGATCCCGACGGGGGACTGTTTCTGTGGGTGCGGGGGTGAGGCGGGGATTGGGCGGTGGTTCGTGCGGGGGCACGACATCACGGCGGCCGCGGCGCTGCGGGCGGTGTCGGGGCTGAGCCTGCCGGAGCGGCTGGTGCAGGCGGGGTTCGGGCCGCAGGTGTCGGTGGTGGGGGCGGCGGTCGGTGAGGCGGGGTGGGTGCGGTGTGCGGGCTGCGCGTACGCGGGGCCGCCGGCGGGGCTGGCCGCGCATGTCCGGGGGAGCGGGTGCGCCGGGGCGCCCGCGGCCGCGGAAGGAGCTCAGGAGGCCGCCGAGGAGGCCGGCGGGGGAGCGGCGCCGGCCGCAGGCGCCGGGCGGGGGGACACCGAGGGCGTGGAGCCGGCCGCCGCGGTGGCGGAGCGCTCCGGGAAACCGGCCGGGCCGCCGGTGCGGGCGGCGGCGGGGGCGGCGGAAGGGCTGCTGCTCCCCGCCACGGACGATCCGCTGTGGGGGGACCTCGCGCCGACGCTGCGCCAGAAGTTGACGATGGCGGCGCACCGGTTGGTGACGCCGCCCCGGGGGCCGCTGCAGGAGAAGGCGCAGCGCCGGCTGGTGTTCGCGCTGAGGGCGGCCGGCCGGGGCCGGATGAGCGGGCAGCACTGGCAGGCGCTGCTGAGCGCGCCGAGGGAGGTTCTGGGCAGCGCGCGCAGTACCCGGGCGGCCGCGGTGTACGAGGTGCTGGAGGAGGTCGTGGCCGGCCACCTGGCGCCCGCCGACGACGATGCGGCGCCCACCGGGCCGGCTGTACCCGAGGGCCCCGGGACCGCCCCCGGCTGAGCCGCCGGCGGACCCTGCCCGCCGCGGCGCCGTACTCCCGCCGTGCCCTGCTGCACCCGGGTGCCGGGTTCCTGGGCGATGTCGCTGCTCCCCGTCGACGGCCGCCTCGGAAAGCCGGAGAGCGTCGCCGCCGCTGGCCCCGCCGCCCGCCACCGCTTTGCCGGCCGGAGCTGCTCTCCCGGCCCGGCCGGCCAGTTCGCCGGCGGTCCCCGCTCCAGGGGCTGCCGGACGACGTACGCCCCGGCCGGCGCTCGGAGTGCGACGCCGGCCCGCGGCTCCCGCCGCTGCCGGCCGGGGGTGCCCAGCTCCTCGTCGGCGCCGTACGCCGCGGCCAGCCTGCCGCGTCCTGGCGGACGGATTCCCAGGGCGCGCCGCCGGCACCCGGGGGGTACTCGGTGGCCGCGCACTGCTGCGCCCGGCTTCCGGTCGAGGCCGGCCGCTCCCGGGGCACGGTGGGGCCCCGGTTTGAGTCCTCGGTGCCGCCGCCGGGCCGGGGCGCCGAGTTGCTCGTCGACGTCGACGTCGTGCGCTCTGCGCTGCGGCGCGCCTGCCGGCCCGGGGTGCGCCGTGTTCCGCCGGCCGTGCCCGTCGCTGCGCCCCGCCGGCTCACGTGCTGACGCCCCGCGCCCGCCCGCCGGCCCATGTCCGGCGGCGTCCGCCTGGTGGTGGGGCACCGAGCGCTGGCCTGGCCCTCGCCCGCGGCCGGGCACCGGGCTCCGGGCCGCGGCGTCCAGGACGGTCGTGCCGCCGGCCCTCGGGCCGGCCGTGATCCGGCGCAGGCCCTTCGCCCGCCCGTCGAGCTCCTGTGCCGCGGGGGGCCCCTTGCGGGGCGCTGCGCCCGTCTCGCCCCGGGCGGCTCCCGTTGGGTTTCCTGGGCGCCGTGCGGGCTCTCTGCGGCGCCCGCGTCCGACGCGGAGCGGCGCCAGCCTGTTCGTCGCCGGCAGGGCGCCGTACGGCCGCTGCGCCCGCCCGGCGGC
This portion of the Streptomyces sp. NBC_01264 genome encodes:
- a CDS encoding SpoIIE family protein phosphatase; the protein is MEAIKNPVVVVGLAQRAGTEPPCADGVDVQRCGGRVSAAVVDGAGHHPDTVRYSAIAPAVITHIGTALGGLAGLMTAGQMAAAYDQPPHASAVYACVEPGQPASVHWIGDCRAYGWREGAGLTLWSDDQTMGQWLRRNGGAAVQLEAARHDNWSRLGLAQASAATCRQVQIPEEAAALVLLVSDGVSDQVDRETFVRLCRAYATEPQALADALVAAAEPDADGYRDDATVVVLLCG
- the yidD gene encoding membrane protein insertion efficiency factor YidD, with translation MARQRGNTRHGANGAGRANRKENCAEACADSCYWNRTCCPEMWLASLALLAVRPGPASPASTDPAAPRPAGRAAGVLYGAVRRYRTTVSPVRPACCPYTPSCSTYAVKALHRHGALRGGRLALARLLRCRPGAARRRGFHDPVPD